A segment of the Vallitalea okinawensis genome:
TTATAGGGGAGTAGGGGTACAATGGGATCCATCGGATCCAACTATCCGTGATTATACCGCTGAAGAGTGGCAGATGATTACTGAAAGGCTTGATTTTATGAAACCACCAATCGTAAGGAGCATATTTCAAGCTAGGTGGTATGCAAGACCTTCTACAACTACAAGCAGCAGTATCGAATACTACTGGGAGAATGAAGATGCTGAGGGGAATAACTCAACCTGGTTAGGAGAAGATGGTCAAGTAAGCAATGAGATGAAGAGAATGTATGCTATCTTGGATTATTGTCAAGCCAATGATATTGAGGTAATCTTTGGCGAATGGGCAAAGTCAGATCAATACCCGCTGGAAATGACTTCAACGACTGATCCAAAGTGGGCAGAGATGATAGTGGAGTGTCTAGATTACCTGATTAATGTAAAAGGTTATACTTGTATAAAATACTATAACTTCATCAATGAACCTAATTGGGATTGGGGTATATCTGATGATGAGGGCAGTGACAAATGGTCTATTTGGGCCATAGGTGTTACACAACTTCATAACAAAATGCTAGAAAGAGGATTAGGTGATCAAGTTAAGATCATAGGTCCTGATACCACTGGTGGTGATAATTGGATTGATTTAGTTGCACAAAACTTAGGACATATAGTAGATACTTATGATGTTCACAAGTACGCTTCTTTTAATGATGTGTTAAGCGGTGGTATTGAAGAAGCTGTAGCAGCTAAAAAAGAGGACTATCAAACAAAGGACCCTTATGGTGGTGAAAACAAACAATATATTATGGGGGAAGCTGGTTTAACAGATGGTAAGACAGAAAATGATCAGCAACCTAATGTACGAGAATTCATTTATGGTGTGCATATGTCAGATTATACCATCCAAACCATGAGAGGTGGTCAAGCTGGGATTATTATGTGGGATTTAGATGATTCCATGCACCGTAAAGATGCCTACGATGAAAACTCACCATTAAAAGTATGGGGGTTTTGGAACTCACTATCGGAATATAATGAGCAAGATTTAAGGCCTTGGTTTTATCCAATATCTTTAATGGCTAACTATTTTCCAAGAGGATCAGAGATTTTATATACCACTAAATCAGGCGATAGTTATGTAAGAGCTACTGCAGCGAAAATTGCAGATGGCAATGGAAAATATGATTTAAGTTTTGCTGTAGTTAACAACCAAGATGAAAGTAGAAAAATCAATTTGATGGTTCCGGCAGCAGAAGAGGTGGTAACCTTCAATGTCTATCAATATTATGATGGTGACATGAAAACCAATGCAGAAGGTTATCCAGTTGTTAGTGAAACAGTCACAAACGTGGATTTAGCCAATGGTTACGAAATAACCATGCCTAGCAGAGGTACAGTTATTCTCACAACACTGGAAGGTGGTTCATCTATTTCACTAGATCCTACAGCAGAAATTCCTGACATACCTGATGAAGCATCCATGAAGGATTATCGTTATAGCATTTCAGATGATTTGGCAGATTGGAGTAAAGTTGAATCTCATTCTGATGGCTGGGCATTTGATAATGGAAACGTACAATATTTTGAAGGTGATTCAACAAGGATTAAGAGAACCTGGGATGCTGAGCAAGATGTAGTCTATAAGCTGGAAGATATCAACGACTTTACAGCAAGAGTGTATTATGATCCTGGTGTCATCGCTTTTGATAACACAGTTAAATTCTATTCTTCACCAGATGGCATGACATGGTCAGAGCTTGCAATAACAATGGATACGCCATTGAATACAGGTGATGGATGGCATCGAGTGAATTTTAAACCAGCTGCAGGTGTACCAGAGGGGACAGGGTATTTAAAAATTCTATTCCTTCCAGATGGTGATAGTGGTAATGATAGTAACTCATGGACACCACAGCTAGCTTATGTGAATATTACAAGGGAAGTATTGAAGGATGACATTGAAAATTATGATAAAATGTATGACCATGGGTCCTTTATGTTTGATGATTCAAATGCTCATTATTTTCATGGAGATACAACTAGGATAAAAAGAGCGGAAGATAGTGATCAAAGTGTTATCTATCGTATGAAAGATATGGGAGATTTCAAGATAAGGGTATACTATGAGAATTATATTGACGGGAAAGTGAAATTTGAGGTGTCTTCAGATGGAGAATCATGGACAGATCTTAAGACTCAGCATGGAGAAGAAGAATTTGCAGCCGAAATATGGTATGGTACAACTTTTACACCTGATGAATCATTGCCAATAGACACAAACTATCTAAAAATAACTTTTCTAACAGATGGTAACCCTTGGCAACCTCAGTTGACCGATGTCATGATTATACCAGCAAGAATGATTAATGATCAATTGTACGATACAAGTCAATTATATGCTTATTCTGATGGCTGGCAAGTTGATCAAGAGAATACACATCTCTTTGATGACGATGAAGCAAGGTTAAAGAGAGGCTGGGATGGATCGGAAGAAGTTATCTACAATTTAGCTAATCTATCCAGCTTTAAAGCAAGAGTATACTTTGATCCAGATGTTGTGGGTATTGATGATACCGTAAAAATATATACCTCATCAGATGCTGTAACATGGTCAGAATTAGGTGTTGACCATGATGAACCTACTAGCACCAGTGATAATTGGTATAAAACTAACTATACACCAGCAGAGTCTATTCCAGAAGGTTCTAATTTCTTAAAGATTGAATTTTATGGAGATGGAAGTAAAGAAGGTAATGCGTGGTCACCTCAATTAGGTGAGGTAAAAGTCATATCAGGTGAAACAGAAGATCATACACCACCAACAATACCGACAAACCTGAATGCAACCTATGGAGCCACACATGTTGACCTGACTTGGGATCCTTCAACTGATAATATTGAACTAAAAGAATACCGTATTTACGATGGTGATGAGCAAGTTGCAACGTCTACAGAACCATCTATTAAAATTGAAAACTTGAAGCCTGAATCTGAACATGCCTATACAGTCAAAGCTGTAGATGCATCTGGTAATATCTCTGATGCAAGTGAAATAGTTAGGGTTACAATGCGTAACTTGGTATCTATAGATGAAGTAGAATTTATGGATTACAAAGGAAATATTGTGGACAGTCTAGAACATTTGGAATTTGTACGAGCCGAAATTAAAATAACGAATAACAATTTTTATGATACATCAGCAACGACGATATTAGCTTTATATAATACTAAAAACCAATTAGAGAGAATTTCTTTCATTGAAAAAGAATTAAAGGTTGGAGAGACACTTTCAATGAATGCTGGATTCGATTTACCTCAAAATACTAAAGGATATAAAGTAAAAGCTTTTGTATGGGATAGTTTAATGAATATGGAGCCATTGAGTTATACCTATGAAATAACAAATAACTAAGTATAAGGCCCTCTATTACAATATAGAGGGTCTGCCATACAAAAATTACTGTATAGAAAGGATAAGAGGTCTGAAGATGAATACTTTTAAGAGGTATATAAATAAAATTCTAATATTGGTACTAACATGTAGTATATTAATAGCTTATAGCACAGAGATTCAAGCATCTACGGGGAGTGGGACATTGAGTGATACAAATATTAAATACTTTGGTCGTTGGGATTATAGCGATGGGCAAGTCTTTAGAAACTATTGGGGTGGTGCCTACTTCAAAGTTAATTTTACTGGCACAACAGTTCAGATTCAATTAGCAAGTGAAGTTGATTTATATATCAATATTGATGGGAATGCATCCTATATCGATGATGCCAATGGTACCGTCAACTTAACCCCTGAACCTCTTTCATCAGGAGAACATACATTAATGGTTGCATCAAGATACCATGATGATCTCTTTGAATTTAAAGGGTTAATACTCGATGCAAATGCAACTACTATTGCTTCTGATGTTAGCTCCACGATCATTGAATTTGCAGGTGATTCCATTACTGCTGGATACAAGCTCTCCCAACAAGCCATATCCGATTATGCATGGTTAACTGCAGAGCAGCTTGGGTACGAGCATACTCAAATAGCTTTTTCTGGTATTAATCTGGAAGATGATTGGTCTGCCAGCTATGTGGAATCAAAGATTGGACTAAGTAAGCAATTCTTTAAGCTAGAAAACGCTTATTATCAAGACGCAAGAGACTGGGATTTCAATCTTTATCAACCTAAGATGGTTGTCGTAAATATTGGTACAAACGATCATTTTATGAATGTACCAGAATCAACATTTGAAAGTACTTACATTACTTTCCTTGAAAATATCCGTCGTCAATATGGAAAAGCTGAAATTTTAGTGTTGAGACCTTTTGGTGGATATATGGAAGATTCTACTTTAAAAGCAGTTAATGCGCGATTAAGCTCAGGTGATCTTAAAGTGCATTATATTGATACCACTGGTTGGCTTGATAGTAGTGATTTTCCAGCAGATGATTATGTCCATCCGACAGATAATGCTCATATTAAAATAGCTAATCAGCTTGCACCCGTTATTGAATCTTTTTTATTAAAAGAACCTGGAGAAGAAGAAAGTAATATCTTATCTACCAATACAAAGGTATTAAGTAATGGACAAGTACTTATATCAGGAAGACTAGCAACTGGGGTAGGACAGATGGTCACAGTGAAAGTGCTGAATCCCAATGATGGTATTGAATACTTGGATCAAACCTTGACAAATGAAGGTGGTAGTTTTGAATTTGCTTATCAGAATCCGGCTATGAACAACGGTGCTATCTATACTGTTGAAATAAGTGCTTATGGAGAATCAAAGCCCATTACCACAACCTTTCAATTTCAAAGAGGCTCCAGTAGTATTGGAGATGACGACGATGATGAGAATGAAAAGAAAGATAAGCAGAAAATTTCATCAGGTCAGTCAGAAATGACCTTACCTCATCCTACATTTGATGCTTCAAAAGGAGTGGCTAAGGTAGATGTTAGTACAGAAATAATAAAAGATGCATTTGATGCAGCAGAAGCTGATAAGTATGGTATCAAGAAAATAAAATTAGAAATACCAAAGGTGAGTGAGGCTGAAACATATTTGGTAGAGCTACCAGGTGATGAACTTATTTCAGGGACATCTTTTGAAGTGCTACAACTAAAAACTAATATTGGTACTGTTACAGTGCCAACTAATATGATGGAAGGTATTATCAAACATGCCGATAGTATCACCATAGCTATTGATCAATCAGGTAAAGACAATATCAGCCCCCAAGTGATGAGTAAAATAGGTGACCGACCTATTGTTAATATTGATGTAGAAGTGGATGGTAATAAGGTAAGTTGGCAAAACGAAAAGGCTCCCATTGAGATTGCGATACCATACATCCCAACAGAAACAGAATTAATAAATCCTGAGCATATTCTTATTTACTATATCACTGAAGATGGGAATGAAGTGCCTATAAGAAGTGGGAAATATGATGATGCTTCAGGTACGGTTACCTTTAAAACCAACCATTTAAGTAAGTTTGCAGTGGCTTATGTTATGAAGACTTTTAATGATGTATCTGATTATCCATGGGTAAAGCGGGAAATAGAAGTATTAGCTTCAAGGGGTATTATTAATGGTACATCGGAAGTGACATTTGCACCATCAGAAAACATTAAAAGAGCAGATTTTATTTGTTTGCTTGTCAGTGCATTGGAACTGGATGCAGATGTGAACGATAATTTTTCTGATGTGAAACAATCGGATTATTATTATAGGGCTGTTGGAATTGCAAAAAAATTGGGTATCACTTCTGGAATTGGAGATAATAAGTTTAATCCTGAGGCAAGTATAATGAGACAGGATATGATGGTACTCACTTCAAGGGCTTTAAAGGTAGCTGGTATCACTTTAGACAATGACTCCGACAATGACTCCAATAAGTTTAAAGACCAGAAGGATATATCACCCTATGCATTAGAGCATATACTGCCATTAGTCAATGAAGGCATTGTTATGGGAGATGGTGAGCATCTTGATCCACTAAAAGCATTAACACGAGCAGAAACAGCAAGTATTATTTATAAAGTCTATCGTATGTTGAATGACTGATATAAAAACAAAAAATTTGCAATAAATGAAGCAAATTTTTTCATTGTTAAAGATAGAAGTCTTCGATATACTAAACTAGTAATTTGGTGTTGCAACACTTAGTATTTTAATCAGTAGATTAGGGGGAATTTTTTAATGGGTAGTAAGTTTAAGAAAACAGTGGCTCTTTTATTAGTATTGAGCATGAATATAGCTCTCTTTGCTGGATGTACAGGTGAAGAGGTGAAAACTAATGAGCAAGAACAAGTGCAGCAAGATAGGCAAAAAGAAGGAACACAAGATGACGATCAAAAAGATGTGACTCTAAACGTGATGCATTGGAGAGTTGAGGATGCTGAGGTATTTGATCGGTTAAATGAACAATTTAATCAAGAATATCCTAATGTAAAAATTGAAATGGACCCTGTCCCAACTAAAAACTACGCAAATGCAGTTACAGTAAGACTAGCATCAGGTGAAGCAGATATTGTTGGTGTTGATCCACTTGGTCAGTTAATTAATAAGATACCAGCAATCCTTAAAGGAAATGCCTTATATGATTTAACTGGTCAAGAGTTTTTAGATAACTATAACCCATCTATCTGGGGGGATAATGCTGTCTATGAAGGTAAAGTACTTGCGGTACCTACATCGTTGAATACAGTAGTTGTATTCTATAACAAGGATCTCTTTAAGGAGTTAAATTTAGAGATTCCAAAGACTTATGCTGAGTTCATTGAAGCATGCGAAGTAATTAAAGCAGAAGGAATTGACCCTATAGGCTTTGGTGGAAAAGACGGATGGCCAGTCAATGTTGATATGATCGGTGTAGAAGGTGCCATCGTTAGAAGTGAGAATCCAGACTTCTATAAGCAATTAGCAACTGGAGAAACGAAATTCACTGATCCACTGTTTGTTGAGGTATTATCTAAGCTGAAAGAGATCTCCAAGTACTTTGAAGAGGATTCAATGGGAGTTGCCTATGATGATGTACCTGTATTATTCTCGCAAAAGAAAGTGGCTATGATTCTTGATGGATCATGGAGTGCAGCAAACATTCAAATGTTAGGAACAGATTTTGAAGTAGGTGTATTCTTATTCCCAGGATCTGATAATGTTGATCCAGCTAACTATGTACCTGTCAAATACGGTCTATGTTGGGCTATTAGTAATGAATCTGAAAATAAAGAAGCGGCATTAAAATATCTTGAATTCTTATCACGACCAGATGTTTATGCAGATTATATAACATCTGTTAATCAAATGCCAACTCAAGACGGTATCACTTTTACAGATCCATTATTAACAGAAGTTGCAGGATTACTTGGAAATAATATAGAATTTGTAGACCAAGTTTATCCTCCAGGAAGTAATATTGATCCATGGCAATCTCTACAAGCTATGATCATTGGTGCTAAAACACCAGAAGAAGTAGCTAAAGAAATGCAAGATAAAGTTGATAGTATGCAATAATTCTTTAAGCAGTAATTGGCACAGAGCTATTCTGTGCCAATACACTTTTGTTTCCTAACCGCACAAACTTTTTAAAGAAGACGCAACGGAGCTACTTTTGTTTGTTGGAAATAATCATGAAATAGCCATTAATTCTTAAGAGGAGGGAGGTATAAAAGTGATTCGTACAACTCAGAAAAATAATTGGAGTCCTCACATTGGTATTTTACCAGGTGTCGCATTATTCATAATATTCGTAATCATACCTACATTTTATAATTTCTATTTTGCTTTGACAGATTACAACGGATTTCCGAATTCTGAAGTCAACGTCATAGGCTTTAAGAATTTTATTGATGCTTTTACGATTAATAAAGACATAACCATGAATGCATTAAAAAATTCGCTAATATATGCAACTTTGATTACATCTATACAAAATATAGTAGCAGTTGTCATTGCTATTATGTTAACTTTTAAAATTAAAAATAGTAACTTTTTTAGGGGACTATATTTCTTTCCAAATGTGCTAGGTGCATTTATCATCGCAAGTATATGGAGTTTACTTATGAATCCTAATTTTGGACCAGTGAGTAAGTTATTTGAATTAGTAGGCATGAAGGTAAATCTCTTAGGCAATCCTAACCTATCGATTTACGCAGTTATCTTTGTTCAGGTTTGGGCTTCCATGGGGTATGCAATGATCATCTATTACACGAATGTAAAGTCTATTCCCAGTGACAGCTTAGAAGCGTCAGATATAGATGGTGCCAATACTTTGCAAAAAATTAAGCATATCATTTTGCCTTTACTAATGCCATCCTTTACGATCAATATTCTTTTATCGTTAATTGGATCTTTAAAATTATTCGAGTTGATTTTTATTATGACAACAGGAGGACCTGCACGTAGCAGTGAGAACTTACCCGTATTAATTTTCAATGAGGCTTTCTCATTTGGAAAACACGGTTATGCTGCAGCATTGAATGTTATACAGTTCTTCATGATTTTAGGTATATCAGTTGTTATTATGCTGCTATTGAGAAGAAGAGAAGTCGAATACTAAACCAATTAAAGGAGGTGTTTATATGGAAATAAATAATAAGTTAGCTAAGGTAATTATATGGTTCTTTTTTTGCATATTAGCATTCATCATTTTGTATCCCATTTATGGAATAGTAACCGTAGCCCTAAAATCAACGAGTGATTATTATACTGATCCCTTAGGTATTCCAACAGTGCTGTATCTTGAAAACTTTAAAGAAGCATTCCAGAGATCAAACATGCTGGTTAACTTTTTTAATAGTATTGTTTATACATTTGTTTCTTGTGGATTAGGAGCTATCTTATCACTATTTATTGCTTATCCTCTAGCTCGTAAGCGAGTAAAGTATCATAACGCACTATATGGTTTATTCACTGCTAGCTTAATTATGCCCCCATCATTAGTGCCCTTATATAAGATTATGCAGACTCTTAATCTTACCAACACCTATCAAGGGATGATCATGTTTTATATGGGAACTGGTATAGCTTTTTCTGTATTTGTGCTGACAGGTTTTGTGAAACTAATACCCAAGGAATTGGATGAAGCTGCAGAAATAGATGGATGTGGTTATTTTAGATATATACTAAAAATTGTTTTTCCACTATCCAAATCCTCCATAGCAACAGTGATTATGTTGAATGCTCTTAATGTGTGGAATGATTTTGTTTATCCCTATCTATTCATAACAAAGAAAAACATGCGTACTCTTGCCACAGGCTTATACATGTTTTTAGGAGAATATTCTAATGAATTAACGGTTTTTGCAGCAGCTGTGGTTATTATGGCTATACCAATAACAATATTCTATGTAACCATGCAAAAACAAATTACTGAGAGTTTAGCTAAGGGAGCAGTTAAAGGGTAGCTTAGCATATAAGTAAAGATGAGGAGTGAAAAAAATGAAACTAAAAAAATATGAAAATAATCCAATTATAGCACCAATTGAAGATAATGCTTGGGAAAGTCTAGTGGCTTGTAATCCAGGAGCATGGTATGAGGATGGTAAGTTCTATCTTTTATATAGAGCTGCTGGAGATGATGAAGAGCATTATATCTATTTAGGATTAGCTGAAAGTAAAGATGGTTTTAATTTCAAGCGTGTATCGGATCAACCAGTCTTATCACCAAGTAAAGATGGAGCAGATGCAGGATGTGTAGAAGATCCAAGAATCATAAAATTGGATGATACGTATTATGTTACATATGCTTATCGACCATTTCCACCAGGACGCTATTGGGAATTTGCACCTGATGAAGTGCGCACCTTTGATGTACCTGACAGTTCACCGCTATGTTTAAAAAAGAATATCGCGAACACTGGATTAGCTATATCAAAAGATCTAAAGAGCTTTACCAAGCTAGGAAGAATTACTCGTACAGATTTAGATGATCGAGATGTAATTCTATTTCCTGAAAAAGTTAATGGCAAATATGTTAGACTTAATCGTCCTAAAGAATGGATAGGTGAAGCATACGGTTGTGAACATCCTGCTATATGGATAAGTTTCTCAGAAGATATGATGGAATGGAATGAATGTCAGTTACTTATCAAAGGGGAGCATGATTGGGAGAAAAAAATTGGTGGAAGTACACCACCATTAAAGACAGATCAAGGTTGGTTAACATTATATCATGGTGTAGATGATGAAGGAATCTATCGTGTTGGCGTTATGCTCCTAGACTTAGATGATCCAACAAAAGTTATTGCTCGTGCTTCTGATTTCATCATGGAACCTGAATTTGAGTATGAAACTAAAGGGTTTTATAACGGCTGTGTATTCCCGACAGGTAATGTAATTGTTAATGATACATTATACGTTTATTACGGTGGTGCAGATAAATATTGTTGTGTTGCCACATGTAGCGTTTCAGAATTACTTGACTATGTTCAAAAGTTTAAATAACCTAAAGGCTTTGGCTATATTGTCAAAGCCTTTTCACTATAAAGGATATTGAAACAGCAAGTGGAGAAAGGAGCTACTAGTGTGATAAAACTAAGAGAAGAAGTAGCAAAAGAATTAAGTAAACACATTATGCCTTTCTGGATAAATCTAAAAGATGAAGAAAATGGTGGATTCTATGGCAATGTAGACTATGATTTGAAGGTGGATAAAAAAGGAGTAAAGGGTGGTATAGCTAGCTCCAGATTACTATGGTCTTTCTCGGCAGCATATAGAGTTACAAAAGAAGAAAAGAATTTGGTATGTGCTCATCATGCCTATGATTTTTTAGTTAACAATGTTTATGATACAGTACAAGAAGGTCTATTTTGGTTGTTAGATCATGAAGGCAATCCTATAGATACGAGGAAACATATTTATGCTCAGGCTTTTGGTATTTACGCTTTAAGTGAATATTACAGAGTAAGCCAACGGACTGAAGCATTGAAGTTAGCAAAAAAACTATACAGTATTATTGAGACTAGAGGTTATGATAAAGAAAAAAATGCTTATTTAGAAGAGTTTAATCGTCAGTGGATCAAACAAGATAATGAGATGTTGAGTGAGAATGGCATTATCGCTGACATAACAACCAATACACATCTACATGTGCTCGAAGCGTACACAAACCTTTATCGTGTATGGCCCAATAATGAACTTAAGAAAAAGTTAATGAACATCATTGATATATTTTATAATAAAATTTTTGATAATAAAACTAAATTCTTAAAGGTTTTTTTTGATAACAGTTGGAATGAATTAATTGATTTAAAATCATATGGTCACGATATTGAAGCAAGTTGGTTACTAGATGATGCCATTAAACTACTTCGGTTAAAGAATGATAAATATGATCAAATGGTTGTTGATATAGCCTATAATATAGCCAATTATGCTATTCAAAATGATGGCTCCATCATTAATGAAAAAGAAAATAATATAGAAGATTATTCAAGGATTTGGTGGGGACAGGCTGAAGCTATAGTTGGATTTTTAAATGCTTATGAACGTACTGAGGATGAAAGATTCTCTATAATCATTCATAATTTATGGGCTTATATTCAACAAAATTTAATTGATGTTAGAGAGGGTGGAGAGTGGTTCTGGTCTATTGAAGATGATGGTCAACCATCCATTAGAGCAATCGCTGAGCCATGGAAAACTCCCTATCATAATGCAAGATTTTGTTTAGAAATATTAGAAAGGGTGAAATAAAATGATTCATCAAAAATACTATGAATTACTAGAAAACCAAGAAGAATTTATAACCAAGAAAAATTTAATAAAAGATGAGTTCTATAATGGTGTTTATAACCGTTTTAAAAATCCTGTTATTACACGCAATCATATTCCTGTTCATTGGAGATATGATTTATGTGAAGAAACTAATCCATTTTTTATAGAAAGATTAGGCATCAATGCAGCATTTAACCCAGGTGCCATTTATTTAGACGGTAAGTATTATCTAGTGGTAAGAGTAGAAGGGGTAGATAGAAAATCATTTTTTGCCATTGCTGAAAGTAAAAATGGAATGGATAATTTTCGTTTTTGGGATTATCCTATTACATGGGAAAATAGTGATGAAGATGAGACCAATATCTACGATATGCGTTTAATCAAGCATGAGGATGGTTTTATATACGGTATTTATTGTTCTGAGAGTAAAGACCCAGATGTACCTGCACATGATACTTCTAGTGCAATTGCGCAAGCTGGTTTAGTGAGAACAAAAGATTTAAAACAATGGGAGAGGTTACCTCATATAGTTACACCTTCGCCTCAGCAACGTAATGTGGTTCTTCATCCAGAATTTGTAGAGGGTAAGTATGCATTCTATACCCGTCCACAAGATGGCTTCATTTCTACTGGAGCTGGAGGAGGGATTGCATTTGGGCTATGTGATGATATTATGAATCCTCATATAACAGAGGAGATATTAATGGACGAAAGAAAATATCATACTGTTTATGAAGTCAAAAATGGTCAAGGTCCAGCCCCTATTAAAACAGAAAAAGGATGGATTCATATTGCACACGGCGTAAGAAATACTGCTGATGGACTGCGCTATGTCTTATATACCTTTGCAACAAGCTTAGAGAATCCTGCTAAAATCATTGCAAAGCCAGGAGGATATTTCATAGCACCCTATGGTGAGGAACGTGTTGGAGATGTATCCAATGTAGTATTTTGCAATGGTATTGTTGTTAATGAAGAAGAGGAAGTGTTTATTTACTATGCTTCCAGTGATACACGGGTTCATGTAGCTACCTCAACGGTGGAAAAATTAATTGATTATACATTTAACACCCCAGAAGATCCAGGTCAATCAATGGATTGCGTCAAACAGCGTATGGAATTAATAAAAAATAATAATCAGTTACTGGCACAGTAATGTCAAAGAAGAGGTAGCATTAAATAATGCTACCTCTTCTGTTAGTATAGCATCATTAATTCAGATCCTTCTTGACATAAGAAAAACCTATGATATAATGAAATTAAACTGACCAGTCAGTATAAAAAGTTAAAGGAGAGTTCTAAGATGAGTAAAAATAAAATTATTGATGCCGCTGAAAGAGTTTTCTCTCAAAAAGGTTATTATCAAACAACTATGCAAGATATTGCAGATGAAGCTAAGGTGGCTAAGGGGACATTATATTATCACTTTAAAAGTAAAGATGAACTCTTTATCGAGTTGTTAGAGAGTGGAACAGGT
Coding sequences within it:
- a CDS encoding carbohydrate ABC transporter permease; translation: MIRTTQKNNWSPHIGILPGVALFIIFVIIPTFYNFYFALTDYNGFPNSEVNVIGFKNFIDAFTINKDITMNALKNSLIYATLITSIQNIVAVVIAIMLTFKIKNSNFFRGLYFFPNVLGAFIIASIWSLLMNPNFGPVSKLFELVGMKVNLLGNPNLSIYAVIFVQVWASMGYAMIIYYTNVKSIPSDSLEASDIDGANTLQKIKHIILPLLMPSFTINILLSLIGSLKLFELIFIMTTGGPARSSENLPVLIFNEAFSFGKHGYAAALNVIQFFMILGISVVIMLLLRRREVEY
- a CDS encoding carbohydrate ABC transporter permease, translating into MEINNKLAKVIIWFFFCILAFIILYPIYGIVTVALKSTSDYYTDPLGIPTVLYLENFKEAFQRSNMLVNFFNSIVYTFVSCGLGAILSLFIAYPLARKRVKYHNALYGLFTASLIMPPSLVPLYKIMQTLNLTNTYQGMIMFYMGTGIAFSVFVLTGFVKLIPKELDEAAEIDGCGYFRYILKIVFPLSKSSIATVIMLNALNVWNDFVYPYLFITKKNMRTLATGLYMFLGEYSNELTVFAAAVVIMAIPITIFYVTMQKQITESLAKGAVKG
- a CDS encoding glycoside hydrolase family 130 protein is translated as MKLKKYENNPIIAPIEDNAWESLVACNPGAWYEDGKFYLLYRAAGDDEEHYIYLGLAESKDGFNFKRVSDQPVLSPSKDGADAGCVEDPRIIKLDDTYYVTYAYRPFPPGRYWEFAPDEVRTFDVPDSSPLCLKKNIANTGLAISKDLKSFTKLGRITRTDLDDRDVILFPEKVNGKYVRLNRPKEWIGEAYGCEHPAIWISFSEDMMEWNECQLLIKGEHDWEKKIGGSTPPLKTDQGWLTLYHGVDDEGIYRVGVMLLDLDDPTKVIARASDFIMEPEFEYETKGFYNGCVFPTGNVIVNDTLYVYYGGADKYCCVATCSVSELLDYVQKFK
- a CDS encoding AGE family epimerase/isomerase, whose protein sequence is MIKLREEVAKELSKHIMPFWINLKDEENGGFYGNVDYDLKVDKKGVKGGIASSRLLWSFSAAYRVTKEEKNLVCAHHAYDFLVNNVYDTVQEGLFWLLDHEGNPIDTRKHIYAQAFGIYALSEYYRVSQRTEALKLAKKLYSIIETRGYDKEKNAYLEEFNRQWIKQDNEMLSENGIIADITTNTHLHVLEAYTNLYRVWPNNELKKKLMNIIDIFYNKIFDNKTKFLKVFFDNSWNELIDLKSYGHDIEASWLLDDAIKLLRLKNDKYDQMVVDIAYNIANYAIQNDGSIINEKENNIEDYSRIWWGQAEAIVGFLNAYERTEDERFSIIIHNLWAYIQQNLIDVREGGEWFWSIEDDGQPSIRAIAEPWKTPYHNARFCLEILERVK
- a CDS encoding glycoside hydrolase family 130 protein, producing MIHQKYYELLENQEEFITKKNLIKDEFYNGVYNRFKNPVITRNHIPVHWRYDLCEETNPFFIERLGINAAFNPGAIYLDGKYYLVVRVEGVDRKSFFAIAESKNGMDNFRFWDYPITWENSDEDETNIYDMRLIKHEDGFIYGIYCSESKDPDVPAHDTSSAIAQAGLVRTKDLKQWERLPHIVTPSPQQRNVVLHPEFVEGKYAFYTRPQDGFISTGAGGGIAFGLCDDIMNPHITEEILMDERKYHTVYEVKNGQGPAPIKTEKGWIHIAHGVRNTADGLRYVLYTFATSLENPAKIIAKPGGYFIAPYGEERVGDVSNVVFCNGIVVNEEEEVFIYYASSDTRVHVATSTVEKLIDYTFNTPEDPGQSMDCVKQRMELIKNNNQLLAQ